The Macrobrachium nipponense isolate FS-2020 chromosome 24, ASM1510439v2, whole genome shotgun sequence genome segment GCTGGAACACTAACCCCATGGTCTACCCTCTTGTTTTCTCCAGCCTTTGAACTACCATGGGAGGGTGACTCCATAAGAATGACCTTACAGGCCACTCTTCCTTCCTCTTCATAAGCCACAAAAAAAGGATCATAACCTCCCAAGTCTTGACAGGTTATAACGCTTACCCAAGAAGGAAACTTGAGCTTAGTACTTTTCAGAAGAGGAGTTCATCTAGCCATATAACCCTGCCAAGGAAGTGTGCCAACTATCATGACAAACTAGTTGGGAAGATTAGCTTCTGAGACCATGGTTAGAAATGGGCAATGCTGTGCAATAAGTGAATCTCTGAAGAAGAAAGATGAGGCCACCAATAAGTTGTGACTGCACATTAAGGTATGATCAGAAAATACTacacaaaaaataatttccaCCTGCCAGGCCATGAGCTTAATTAACAAAAGTAATGTTTCAGCATGGCTGACAAGCTCTTCATTTATCATTTGTACACTGTAACTTGAATGAGTTAACACTGCAATTTCAATGTCAAATGCCATCCTATTCCCAACCATTTTACTGAAATTCTGATAACATTACACATCACCCATAAAACTTCTTGGCTAACTGTAATGTctgacttttttgttttcttgtttttacatATTAAAGTACAGGGATTCAACATCAAAATTACACATTACATACCTTAAAGCAGGgtgtataaaaaaattcctttcattttcgGACCGTTGCACACACGACCTACAGATAAAGTAGTACCTGTTCCTACTTATCAATGTAACCTGACAGAAATACAAAAGTCTTTCCTCATGTCACAGCACACACATGGGTCTGCGTTGTTAGAGAATGTGCTGGTTGCCTAGACTGATGAACATAAACCCTtcagaatacacatgcacaaagaGACAGATGTCAGACCAGGAGAAAGAAACGAAGATTCAGTAAGATGAAAGGccaaacataattacaattttttaagcaatttttatttttcatagctaacaaacctgaggtcttaacaatacaataatcttctagtgccaagctggaaaccatttaaaaacaactgaagattgtaaaacaaggaatcttAGGCATCTGACAACTCATGCATGTATGAGGTAGAtgttggtcactgaccaggcGTCAAACCTTACGATgcaccagtctttcttccaacccaggatatgagaggggcggctagaggtgggcagttgacgttaggacctcaggtttgctagctgtgaaaaatacaaattgattaaaaatttgtcatttgttcatacacgcaACAAACCCTCAGTCATAACAATAGGAGACATACTTGGAGGAAGGTACAGTATCTGAACAGGCTGGGGGTTCAGccccacctgaccacccttcctagaagatcGAGTTCGAAAGAAGGGGGCCAGAGCCCGCGAGATAATAGATAAATGATTATCTAAACACTCAACCTTCTATGATGAAACACAATACGTCCAGATTCACTGTATTAGTGCGAGGTAAAAAGAATTctatctgttcaagcaacaaaccacatAGGCCACAGGGATTTGTTAtcacctctctccccccccttgtTAGAGAGGAGCAAGTGCTACTAAGAAGCAGATTTGTTAATTGTATacgaacaaacaaaaaactgCAACCAGTATGGCTGCCACAcccacctgtatcagaccagttccagctaATGACGTGTCAAATTCTTAAACCTGCCTGCCAggaagaaagggggaaaaaaaggagaaacatCCTCTGGACTTCCACTGTTGTGAAGAACAGCCAGCAAACGTCTTGCAGGGCATCAGGTAGGGCACCAAAACTGGTTATACTAATGCTAAGGACAAAACGCAGCCACACAAATGCTCatgtcctctttttttatttccttccactgtaaaaaagaaaaaacccacaCATCAAGGCAGAAGGAAAATTCAACTCCAAGCCAGGTGTTACAAAAACACTTCTACACCCAACAACAGGTGAAAAAGTGCAGGCTTATAGTAATTTAATGAGTGATTCCCAATCTTCTGCCAACCAACAATTTTCCAACTTGCTTTTACAAAAGGTTGTCAAAGGAAAAGTAAGTTTGTATATACCATAATTCTAACAGTAGCCAGTTGCATGTCAAGAGGGCATAAATCACACTAGTAAAAATCTCCAAGcaagttattttttctctccatccTGTCCCCTACCATGACCTCACTTTTTACAAATTATAGTCCTGCTTCACTATCTGTTGATTTTTGGGCCAAACATACTTTAATCTTCTCATTGCACGGCAACACTTAATATTTTAGATCCAATTCCTGCTTCTGCAAACATCTTTGCTTCATTCAGGCTATGATCTTCCCACTGTGCTTTAGCAAGAATCTGAGAATTCTATATCCAAACATTTCCAAATTACCTGTACTGAAGCTATTCCGTATTTTAATACTCAACTCTTGCTGTAGTTTGACGACTCCAAGACAACAGAAATGCCttattttccaatttattttcctttatactATTGGTTTTCCCAGAGTATTTGGGCATCAAAATTCCTTTCACTCCATGTAAATGTTCTAATCTTTACGTTACATTTAGTCGTGTTTTAGAGAGTTCTTCACACAATCCACTTGCCCCCACACACACCACTACTACTTCCTCGACTACCTTTCCATTCACCATATGCCCTTTTGCCTGACTGTCCTCTTATAGAAAAGTCTATCTTCCACTTGTTAGGCACTGTCCACACTAGCAGGCACTggccgacggacaaacattgttccCATAGCCCATTCCTCTTTACTGACTGACCAAGTACGGAGCCAGAACAATGTGATTGCCTAGTAGAACTGCTTCATTagtaagagaaaatataaacagatgAAGTGCCCAACAGGCATGACTGCTTTTGTGGACAGGTCATTACAGGTTTCAAACACCCTTGGATTCTACTGCTGTACTATTATTTTCGCTACATGTAGCACTCGCGGAACATTGGTCCTTAATGGACACAACGTATCTTCATTTCTTATTACAACTGCCAGTGTTCTGACTGCAACCAGCGTTACAGTAGAATGAAATCTCTGTAGTCATTCTGGTAGCCTTAACCTTTTAACACCCACATTGTTGAAGCATCTGCAACTTTGTGGTTTTTTCCTATCACTGCATCACTGTAAAGACTACTCTCTCCTGTTGTTGAACTCACAGTCAAACTGGTAACTATAATACTGAATCTAACTTCTCAGTCTGACCCCTGTAATGTAAGAGCATGATAATGAAGTTACATTACTGTAATAAGTAAATTCTACAAGAATGCCTTCATATTAATTGCACTATTGTAGGGCTTTTTTCCTCACTTGTGTCCTATTTGTCAGATTTCCATCTTTGTAAAAATCCAGAGGAGCAAGAATGCATTGCTGAAGAAACATGTCCAGTAGTGCAAATTCACAATGAAATgaatagtttgtttgtatggtgtttttacgttgcatggaaccagtggttaatcagcaacaggaccaacggctttatgcgaCTTCgaaaccacgtagagagtgaacttctatcaccagaaatacacatctcactcctcagtggaatggcagagaatcgaacccgcgccaactgaggtgggacgctaataccataccaaccacgccgttgAGGCACTAATGAAATTAAGTGTCCAACCAGACCACACCTAACTCTCCCATGGGGATAGCCTGATCATCATATGCCATGTTCACAAAACATTTGGTCATCTTCTAacttcaactttttttctttccttatgaAAATATTTGCTCTCCACTGCAGATATGAAAAGGCAGTAATAATTATCTGATCTCTCTTGTGTGCATGGCAAGATATTTTGATTGATTACAATTGCACAGTAATGTGCATCTGACCTCCAGTTctatgaaatgacaaattttcagacaattgtatttttcatacctaCAACCCGAGGTCTTAACAAAAGTATaattttctagcacctagctggatccagttaaagaTTGGAGATGAAAatgcaaggaatcttgtgagatctggcagcGCGTGCGTTTATCGAATGAAAATTGGTCAAAGACCGCATGAAGTAATAAATCCAAAGCTGCTGAAACTCATGAATGGTGAAAGGAGAGCATTTTCCACTTTCAATGTATTCCTTAAGTACAGTACTACTCTCTCAATCTCATTTTTATTAGCACCACCACAATTCAACCAAGGCCATGGTCTGTTttaacatacaaacattcatccaagaaaaaaaatacttgtccGAATGCACTACCATCACACAATAATACTAGATAGGTGAAAATTCATAGTAAGTGGAacttctgatttttatttaatcaatACACTGATATTCAAAAAGGCTGGAATGTGACCAATACAACAAATACCAAAGAGGAGACCAATGAATCCTTTATATTGATACTTCAGACATTCAAACCCAAATGACTGAAGTAGCAGTCATATTAAaaccatcaataaaattcaacACTGTAATTTCTGTCCTTTGTTATAAGGCAGTTCCACTAGTAGTAGTTTACTCGAGTACTGAGGGATAGTTTCTACACAATTTCAACctctaacaaaaacaaaattgaaacttATCAATTAATCAAGATGTGCAAGGTACAAAAGAGGATTGCTGCTTGACAGAATGCAAGTTACACATCAGTCATCATTCATCTCTTCTCTTGGACTACCGTTTTGTCCTGGCGATCGGGATCTGCTACGGtctctggaatataaaattatgcataaaaatctgtataaatcaaaatctaatataaattttattttggcagcAACAAAAATCACACAACTCTCCATAAGTTACTCTCAGGAAAATACAGAGAGCAACTCGACATCTTGTAATTATTcaagtaaagaaaagaaataactaTTCAAGGGTTATGCATGAATCTCTACCTAGATAATGAACAAGCCACAAATGCAAAtgcactatttaaaaaaaaaaaaacacacaaacatctcTATTGTGGATAGTTTACACACACATCAATTATATTTGCAAAAATATCTGATAAAACAAAATGCACAAATTACCCAAGccaaattttgttgaaaatatgaattttatgaaaatacacTTCCAtctatttttcaaattatattttttcaagaaaCAATAGTACAGTTAAGGTCTTTCACCTGTATCAAAACAGGAAATTTAGTACTACTAGTGTATCAAAAACTCTCCACCAACCttgatacaaaaaatatatattacaaacttcCAATTCACCCCCATTGTCTAGAGATGGGCAAACAAACAACCAATGTATACTAACCTATAGGCTTCTTTTTGAGATATACTTACCCTTTCTCATCATGTGATCGAGAACGTTCCCTTTCTCTTGTCTGAGACCTGGATCTAGAACCTCCTCTAGAACGGCTGCGATCTCTTGAGCGTGAGCGTGATCTAGACCTGTCTCTAGAGCGACTCCTTTCTCTCGACCTTGAATGATCCCTAGTCCTACTCCTGGACCTGTCACGAGAGCGAGATCTAGAGCGTGTGTAAGACCTCTTCCGTCTGGGAGAGCGACTTCTACTTCGGGACCTCGAGTACCTGTGCGCAAAAAGCCGTTAGCACAAAGGAAAGATGTCAACTATCGGATTAGTGCAAATCCAATGCCCTGAGTAACAAGGATGCCAGTCTGGCTATTACTTCCAACCCTCTCACGATCCTACATGTAAGGGGGGTCTGCCATGCACGAAAATAGGGCCTGGATCTTTGGGGTAGGAGGAGAACCGCTTCAGCTCAACCTGGCGTGTATAGGCATGACAAGCGCGTTTTCAGTTACATCCTAAACTCGTTATGGTCTACCCAATGTACTGAAGTGCTAATCAAATTCTAATGAATTCCAAATGACTAAAATCTCCATAAAATCTTTTCTAccaattattttatattcttactggcATTAGGAGACCATAAATCAGATTTGCACAGACACTTCGATGGATATAGCAATTACTTACATGAACTGCCTCTGGCTGAAATGATATAAATAGAAGTAAAGGGGACTAGGAAACTCAGTGAGTAATCTACCTAAATTAAAATAACGATCAATTAAATTTTACATCATTAAGCTTACTGTGCCTCTGTCTAGTCATGTATCTCAGAAGGTTGTCTGAAGGTCTGACGTTCGACCACGTAGGTAGGTAGGGTCATGTAACTGCGGTGTTTAACCTGCGCTGAACGCTCATGTAACTGCGATGTTCAAGTAGAGCACGATAGAGTTCTACGCTGAATGACTGGCAGGCAGTAAGCTTTACAAATGAGGCCATGAAGTTCAAGGAGTGTGGCCAGAAGGAATTCAAGATGGAGTGCGATGATCTCAATTGACAGAGCGACGATCTTACTACTCGTTTGGGAATGGGGATCTCAGCCGTTTTGCCTACAAAATATGAGTGTGTTTAATATCAATTCCTTCTTTTGATAATTACAACCCCCTTATCTTTTACttagtttctcttttttcttttttttttttaattagaccaCACAAGGCCTTAAGACAGGGCTAAGGCAGATTTAGCATCACAAGAAAGGAACTCCtttgaatggaaataaaaaaaaaaagtaaaacaaagagAGGAAAGCAGCTCCCATTATGACCTACATGAACCCTAGAATGGACTTATTCTGGCCAAACTAACCACTCGACCACCAACCACCCCTCCCAACTACACCAAAAAACTTTGCTTACTGACCTAGTTCAGGACTTTAGGATTCGAGCAATAACCACCAGATGCAGAATCGTCATTtcttatttacaaaacaaaaacaatacgcTACCTGGAGTAACGTCGGCTGTACCTATAGCAATCCCTGGCGTAGTGTCCCCGTTCGCCACACTCATAGCATCGGTCCTCTGGATGAAAAGGGCGGCCTCTGCGAGGTGGTGGGCCCCTGAAACGGCCTCTGCTTTTCCCTGTGGATAGTTCTACACGCACCCGGCGACCACATAttgttctgaaaaataaaattttaaaatacttcaGACCTTGAAAATTTCACTGCCACTGCCATCTACTACTACGCACTGTCTTATGACTACAAATCTTCAGTCTCTAGTaggtatatatttgttttgtaccCAGTAACAGATCCACAGTGCAAAGCTCGTAACATTCCATAAACCAAGACACCCACCTTCCATCAAGTCCCCTGACTGCATCTTCAGCATCTCTTACATCTTCAAATTCCACAAAGGCAAAGCCAGGTGGGTTTCTGGCCACCCACACATTTCTCAGGGGACCATACTTTGAAAAAGCTTCCTCCAACTCTTGCTTGGAAGCACCAGAACCCAAGTCTCCAACATAGACTTTGCAGTCTAATGCTGAAGGCATGTTTACAAATACACTCTGAAAAGAGAAATACTTGATTTAGACCTGAAGTTTATTATGCTACCATTAAATTATTTGCATGTACAATAAAAAACATAAGTTGAGGATAtgttgaaaatgacatttttataataaaattaggttttatgtatatatacttaccaagtaattacttagctacgACTATGCATATACAATAACACAAGTTATGGATATCTCAAAACTAAGAAACATGGTTACCATCAGTATCTGCCACCAAGCCAAGCCACAATGTTTGTTACCATACATAGGTAGTGTAGTTCAGTAAGAatgataatgttctaaagggtccacaataacacACAGTGTAAAAAGTCCATGTATAATTTTGCACAGTGTAAAAAGTccatgtataattttgaagactttacagaaagctttcgaacccttacctgggttcatcttcagtccaaatgaacaaaaagttacaagtacagggttcatcttcagtccaaatgaacaaaaagttacaagtacagaggtaaattttaaaaaaaaagtgtcgttGAAGATCATTGACAACGGTCGTTCGctcgttttttaaatttacctctgtactagtcggaactttttgttcatttggactgaagatgaacccagggaagggttcgaaagctttctgtagtcttcaaaattatacacggactgtttacactttgtattattgtggaccctttagaacattatatatactctcgtgataaagagtttttccctactaaatgATAACAATTGTAAAATCTGTTAACACGACCCTGCTTTGTGTACAAGggtaaaaaattgttttctataaAAAACAAAGGCTTTAACAGTTTGCCTCAGCAGGAACTACGAAGTCATTCTGCTGCCTGCTAGTGTACGTACAGGTATTTAAACACCAGTAATTTTGACGAATACTAATTACATTACAGTTGTACTGCAAATAATTAT includes the following:
- the LOC135205090 gene encoding serine/arginine-rich splicing factor 7-like isoform X1, which produces MLAVGGDFGPGHPHTLTPPAPHRCAVIVHRDVLSEFSISVYNSVFVNMPSALDCKVYVGDLGSGASKQELEEAFSKYGPLRNVWVARNPPGFAFVEFEDVRDAEDAVRGLDGRTICGRRVRVELSTGKSRGRFRGPPPRRGRPFHPEDRCYECGERGHYARDCYRYSRRYSRYSRSRSRSRSPRRKRSYTRSRSRSRDRSRSRTRDHSRSRERSRSRDRSRSRSRSRDRSRSRGGSRSRSQTRERERSRSHDEKGDRSRSRSPGQNGSPREEMNDD
- the LOC135205090 gene encoding serine/arginine-rich splicing factor 7-like isoform X3, which produces MPSALDCKVYVGDLGSGASKQELEEAFSKYGPLRNVWVARNPPGFAFVEFEDVRDAEDAVRGLDGRTICGRRVRVELSTGKSRGRFRGPPPRRGRPFHPEDRCYECGERGHYARDCYRYSRRYSRYSRSRSRSRSPRRKRSYTRSRSRSRDRSRSRTRDHSRSRERSRSRDRSRSRSRSRDRSRSRGGSRSRSQTRERERSRSHDEKGDRSRSRSPGQNGSPREEMNDD
- the LOC135205090 gene encoding serine/arginine-rich splicing factor 3-like isoform X2; its protein translation is MLAVGGDFGPGHPHTLTPPAPHRCAVIVHRDVLSEFSISVYNSVFVNMPSALDCKVYVGDLGSGASKQELEEAFSKYGPLRNVWVARNPPGFAFVEFEDVRDAEDAVRGLDGRTICGRRVRVELSTGKSRGRFRGPPPRRGRPFHPEDRCYECGERGHYARDCYRYSRSRSRSRSPRRKRSYTRSRSRSRDRSRSRTRDHSRSRERSRSRDRSRSRSRSRDRSRSRGGSRSRSQTRERERSRSHDEKGDRSRSRSPGQNGSPREEMNDD